The Hippoglossus stenolepis isolate QCI-W04-F060 chromosome 11, HSTE1.2, whole genome shotgun sequence genome includes a window with the following:
- the epb41l3b gene encoding band 4.1-like protein 3b isoform X21, producing the protein MTTESGADAEAKQPQENKETEKGKAKAAASQPSQATAEPTSPQNQPEQLPAAVGHSTPARKEQEQQEEDQESHRSSLSRLSKSPLRGVKKVKIMQCKVSLLDGTDFTLDLEKRAKGQVLLDKVCDHLNLLEKDYFGITHKDVENQKNWLDPCKELKKQIRTGPWNFAFNVKFYPPDPAQLTEDITRYYLCLQLRDDVVSGRLPCSFATHTVLGSYAVQSELGDYDPEELGSDYISELRFAPNQTKELEEKVMELHKSYKGVTPGEAEIHFLENAKKLSMYGVDLHHAKLVGSLYESLAPALGEDSEGVEIMLGVCASGLLIYRDRLRINRFAWPKILKISYKRNNFYIKIRPGEFEQFESTIGFKLPNHRAAKRLWKVCVEHHTFFRLVSPEAPPKKFLSLGSKFRYSGRTQAQTRRASSQIIRPAPFFERSASKRYNMSLSLDGAPLMENHETLMKDSDGAAKVIAKGDMITTVTTEKKAEEEKAEQEDAQMDEAETPEPTATTPLRHDTKYSPCVYTTDPLRSELSLPSSPVSSTKVRRRRRENVRKRASSVSPAKSGNGCRRRQAHADRKAALLQEQVLLLSARKQRLEQGKSRGGTLFSFSLHLPDWSSMLDEDGYLTFPDLSEMRFLPECAHHFLPIRSPSLIPCFLFIFFFLLSTSFSVPYALTLSFPLALCLCYLEPKAASLTASIAQGYHDHDSSEEEETDSDQTDFAFDGEMTATESEAEDDSEMRTQTEDEPPAGEETKEEMAPQATEAPADPEPKTELATETEEGPAESTGPTSLENSEVGTKEMPVVHTETKTITYEAAEVDTNGDADPGMLLSAQTITSETSSTTTTTHITKTVKGGVSETRIEKRIVITGDTDIDHDQALAQAIKEAKEQHPDMSVTKVVVHKETEITPEEGED; encoded by the exons ATGACAACTGAATCAGGCGCAGACGCAGAGGCCAAGCAGCCGCAGGAGAACAAGGAGACGGAGAAGGGGAAAGCTAAAGCAGCAGCATCCCAGCCGAGCCAGGCCACAGCCGAGCCCACTTCACCCCAGAACCAACCGGAGCAGCTTCCAGCCGCTGTCGGACACAGCACCCCGGCCAGGAAAGAACAG gagcagcaggaagaggaccAGGAATCCCACAGGTCATCCCTCAGTCGTCTGTCCAAGTCTCCATTGAGAGGAGTGAAGAAGGTGAAGATCATGCAGTGCAAGGTCTCCCTGCTGGATGGCACGGACTTCACACTCGATTTGGAG AAACGAGCCAAGGGACAAGTGCTCCTTGACAAAGTGTGCGATCACCTCAATCTGCTGGAGAAAGACTACTTCGGAATCACACACAAAGATGTAGAGAACCAGAAG AATTGGCTGGACCCCTGCAAGGAACTGAAGAAGCAGATAAGGA CTGGTCCCTGGAACTTTGCATTCAACGTGAAGTTTTACCCCCCAGATCCCGCCCAGCTCACTGAGGATATCACAAG GTACTATCTGTGCCTGCAGCTGAGAGATGATGTGGTGTCAGGTCGCCTGCCCTGCTCCTTTGCCACCCACACAGTACTGGGTTCCTACGCAGTGCAGTCCGAACTGGGAGACTATGACCCTGAAGAACTGGGCAGTGACTACATCAGCGAACTGCGCTTCGCACCCAACCAGACCAAAGAGCTAGAGGAGAAGGTCATGGAACTCCACAAGAGCTACAA GGGGGTGACACCGGGCGAGGCGGAGATACACTTCCTGGAAAATGCCAAGAAGTTGTCCATGTATGGTGTGGACCTCCACCACGCCAAG TTGGTAGGGAGCCTCTATGAAAGCTTGGCTCCAGCTTTGGGAGAG GACTCTGAGGGTGTGGAGATCATGCTGGGCGTTTGTGCAAGTGGCCTCCTCATCTACAGAGACCGGTTGCGGATCAACAGGTTCGCCTGGCCCAAGATACTCAAGATCTCCTACAAGAGGAACAATTTCTACATCAAAATCCGACCTGGCGAG TTTGAACAGTTTGAAAGCACAATTGGTTTCAAGCTACCAAATCATCGCGCTGCCAAAAGGCTCTGGAAGGTCTGTGTCGAACATCATACCTTTTTCAG GCTCGTATCCCCAGAGGCACCTCCGAAGAAGTTCCTGAGCCTCGGTTCCAAGTTCCGCTACAGTGGCAGAACGCAGGCTCAGACCCGCAGAGCCAGCTCCCAAATCATCAGACCTGCTCCGTTCTTTGAGCGCTCGGCCAGCAAACGCTACAACATGTCCCTCAGCTTAGATGGAG CTCCCTTAATGGAGAACCATGAGACTCTGATGAAGGACAGTGACGGGGCGGCCAAAGTCATCGCCAAGGGGGACATGATCACCACGGTAACAACAGAGaagaaagcagaggaagagaaggcgGAGCAGGAAGACGCTCAGATGGATGAAGCAGAAACGCCGGAGCCCACTGCCACGACACCACTCAGACACGACACAAAG TACTCCCCGTGTGTATACACAACTGACCCTCTCCGCTCGGAGCTCTCACTCCCCTCATCTCCTGTTTCATCAACTAAAGTGCGGCGGAGGCGCAGGGAGAATGTTCGAAAACGGGCCTCATCAGTCAGTCCAGCCAAGAGCGGCAATGGGTGCCGCCGCCGGCAAGCCCACGCTGATCGCAAAGCCgccctgctgcaggagcaggtgctgctgctcTCGGCCCGCAAGCAGAGGCTGGAGCAGGGCAAGAGCCGCGGCGGTAcgctcttctccttctccctgcaCCTGCCCGACTGGTCCTCCATGCTGGATGAGGACGGCTACCTCACCTTCCCCGATCTGTCAGAGATGCGCTTCCTCCCAGAGTGCGCGCACCACTTCCTCCCCATTAGATCACCCTCACTCATCCCCTGCTTcctcttcattttcttcttcctgctctccaCGTCCTTCTCAGTCCCTTACgccctcaccctctccttccccctGGCGCTGTGCCTCTGCTACCTGGAGCCCAAGGCAGCCTCCCTGACCGCCTCCATTGCCCAGGGCTACCATGACCATGACAgttcagaggaagaggag ACCGACAGCGATCAAACTGACTTTGCCTTTGACGGAGAGATGACCGCCACAGAG TCGGAAGCGGAGGACGACTCTGAGATGCGGACTCAG actgaagatgagcctcctgcaggagaggagacaaaagaagagatGGCGCCTCAAGCCACTGag GCACCAGCTGATCCAGAGCCGAAGACGGAGTTGGCCACAGAGACGGAGGAGGGGCCGGCAGAGTCCACTGGGCCAACG AGTCTTGAGAACAGTGAGGTGGGAACCAAAGAGATGCCTGTGgtccacacagagacaaagaccaTCACCTATGAGGCTGCAGAG GTTGACACTAATGGTGACGCTGACCCTGGGATGTTGCTGAGCGCTCAGACCATCACCTCAGAAACCTCCAGCACCACGACcaccacacacatcacaaag ACGGTGAAAGGAGGAGTATCCGAGACGAGAATCGAGAAGAGGATCGTCATCACAGGAGATACCGACATCGACCACGATCAG GCGCTGGCTCAGGCCATAAAGGAGGCTAAAGAACAGCATCCTGACATGTCAGTGACCAAAGTAGTGGTacataaagagacagagatcacgccagaggagggggaggactGA
- the epb41l3b gene encoding band 4.1-like protein 3b isoform X4, which yields MTTESGADAEAKQPQENKETEKGKAKAAASQPSQATAEPTSPQNQPEQLPAAVGHSTPARKEQEQQEEDQESHRSSLSRLSKSPLRGVKKVKIMQCKVSLLDGTDFTLDLEKRAKGQVLLDKVCDHLNLLEKDYFGITHKDVENQKNWLDPCKELKKQIRTGPWNFAFNVKFYPPDPAQLTEDITRYYLCLQLRDDVVSGRLPCSFATHTVLGSYAVQSELGDYDPEELGSDYISELRFAPNQTKELEEKVMELHKSYKGVTPGEAEIHFLENAKKLSMYGVDLHHAKDSEGVEIMLGVCASGLLIYRDRLRINRFAWPKILKISYKRNNFYIKIRPGEFEQFESTIGFKLPNHRAAKRLWKVCVEHHTFFRLVSPEAPPKKFLSLGSKFRYSGRTQAQTRRASSQIIRPAPFFERSASKRYNMSLSLDGAPLMENHETLMKDSDGAAKVIAKGDMITTVTTEKKAEEEKAEQEDAQMDEAETPEPTATTPLRHDTKYSPCVYTTDPLRSELSLPSSPVSSTKVRRRRRENVRKRASSVSPAKSGNGCRRRQAHADRKAALLQEQVLLLSARKQRLEQGKSRGGTLFSFSLHLPDWSSMLDEDGYLTFPDLSEMRFLPECAHHFLPIRSPSLIPCFLFIFFFLLSTSFSVPYALTLSFPLALCLCYLEPKAASLTASIAQGYHDHDSSEEEETDSDQTDFAFDGEMTATESEAEDDSEMRTQDTEPPAEMVKHQTNISELKRSFLETGDGTPGLTEWEKRLSSSPAHSPRADEAPMIEPLEPQDTEDEPPAGEETKEEMAPQATEAAGYLVKYMADSILTDGATSSGPHGISLSTTMDDDVFMEVILREVEEKTPDSQDEVSERSVLKVSPGAVRQEVSQAISDKKGTLIILKEDKLDTECSETSVLGEKEEPVVPGETDAEEKDLLSSSNEKEMIKDDSAVVLEAQMTVVKTLSPKIDVKADDMTQNKGIDSPKKAMASWISEEVKTEASGVISVSAEEFKEMTTCDGLQQKEEIFIFEEVVQTEQPKSSFTQNSIPESSATTLLVSTLGWVSSSQKAPADPEPKTELATETEEGPAESTGPTSLENSEVGTKEMPVVHTETKTITYEAAEVDTNGDADPGMLLSAQTITSETSSTTTTTHITKTVKGGVSETRIEKRIVITGDTDIDHDQALAQAIKEAKEQHPDMSVTKVVVHKETEITPEEGED from the exons ATGACAACTGAATCAGGCGCAGACGCAGAGGCCAAGCAGCCGCAGGAGAACAAGGAGACGGAGAAGGGGAAAGCTAAAGCAGCAGCATCCCAGCCGAGCCAGGCCACAGCCGAGCCCACTTCACCCCAGAACCAACCGGAGCAGCTTCCAGCCGCTGTCGGACACAGCACCCCGGCCAGGAAAGAACAG gagcagcaggaagaggaccAGGAATCCCACAGGTCATCCCTCAGTCGTCTGTCCAAGTCTCCATTGAGAGGAGTGAAGAAGGTGAAGATCATGCAGTGCAAGGTCTCCCTGCTGGATGGCACGGACTTCACACTCGATTTGGAG AAACGAGCCAAGGGACAAGTGCTCCTTGACAAAGTGTGCGATCACCTCAATCTGCTGGAGAAAGACTACTTCGGAATCACACACAAAGATGTAGAGAACCAGAAG AATTGGCTGGACCCCTGCAAGGAACTGAAGAAGCAGATAAGGA CTGGTCCCTGGAACTTTGCATTCAACGTGAAGTTTTACCCCCCAGATCCCGCCCAGCTCACTGAGGATATCACAAG GTACTATCTGTGCCTGCAGCTGAGAGATGATGTGGTGTCAGGTCGCCTGCCCTGCTCCTTTGCCACCCACACAGTACTGGGTTCCTACGCAGTGCAGTCCGAACTGGGAGACTATGACCCTGAAGAACTGGGCAGTGACTACATCAGCGAACTGCGCTTCGCACCCAACCAGACCAAAGAGCTAGAGGAGAAGGTCATGGAACTCCACAAGAGCTACAA GGGGGTGACACCGGGCGAGGCGGAGATACACTTCCTGGAAAATGCCAAGAAGTTGTCCATGTATGGTGTGGACCTCCACCACGCCAAG GACTCTGAGGGTGTGGAGATCATGCTGGGCGTTTGTGCAAGTGGCCTCCTCATCTACAGAGACCGGTTGCGGATCAACAGGTTCGCCTGGCCCAAGATACTCAAGATCTCCTACAAGAGGAACAATTTCTACATCAAAATCCGACCTGGCGAG TTTGAACAGTTTGAAAGCACAATTGGTTTCAAGCTACCAAATCATCGCGCTGCCAAAAGGCTCTGGAAGGTCTGTGTCGAACATCATACCTTTTTCAG GCTCGTATCCCCAGAGGCACCTCCGAAGAAGTTCCTGAGCCTCGGTTCCAAGTTCCGCTACAGTGGCAGAACGCAGGCTCAGACCCGCAGAGCCAGCTCCCAAATCATCAGACCTGCTCCGTTCTTTGAGCGCTCGGCCAGCAAACGCTACAACATGTCCCTCAGCTTAGATGGAG CTCCCTTAATGGAGAACCATGAGACTCTGATGAAGGACAGTGACGGGGCGGCCAAAGTCATCGCCAAGGGGGACATGATCACCACGGTAACAACAGAGaagaaagcagaggaagagaaggcgGAGCAGGAAGACGCTCAGATGGATGAAGCAGAAACGCCGGAGCCCACTGCCACGACACCACTCAGACACGACACAAAG TACTCCCCGTGTGTATACACAACTGACCCTCTCCGCTCGGAGCTCTCACTCCCCTCATCTCCTGTTTCATCAACTAAAGTGCGGCGGAGGCGCAGGGAGAATGTTCGAAAACGGGCCTCATCAGTCAGTCCAGCCAAGAGCGGCAATGGGTGCCGCCGCCGGCAAGCCCACGCTGATCGCAAAGCCgccctgctgcaggagcaggtgctgctgctcTCGGCCCGCAAGCAGAGGCTGGAGCAGGGCAAGAGCCGCGGCGGTAcgctcttctccttctccctgcaCCTGCCCGACTGGTCCTCCATGCTGGATGAGGACGGCTACCTCACCTTCCCCGATCTGTCAGAGATGCGCTTCCTCCCAGAGTGCGCGCACCACTTCCTCCCCATTAGATCACCCTCACTCATCCCCTGCTTcctcttcattttcttcttcctgctctccaCGTCCTTCTCAGTCCCTTACgccctcaccctctccttccccctGGCGCTGTGCCTCTGCTACCTGGAGCCCAAGGCAGCCTCCCTGACCGCCTCCATTGCCCAGGGCTACCATGACCATGACAgttcagaggaagaggag ACCGACAGCGATCAAACTGACTTTGCCTTTGACGGAGAGATGACCGCCACAGAG TCGGAAGCGGAGGACGACTCTGAGATGCGGACTCAG GACACCGAGCCGCCGGCGGAGATGGTCAAGCACCAAACCAACATCAGCGAACTGAAGCGCTCCTTCCTTGAGACCGGCGACGGCACGCCGGGCCTGACAGAATGGGAGAAGAGACTCTCCTCGTCCCCAGCGCATTCACCCAGGGCAGACGAAGCGCCCATGATAGAGCCTCTGGAGCCGCAGGAT actgaagatgagcctcctgcaggagaggagacaaaagaagagatGGCGCCTCAAGCCACTGag GCCGCAGGATATCTGGTGAAATACATGGCGGATAGTATCTTAACCGATGGGGCCACCTCCTCGGGGCCTCACGGGATTAGTCTGTCAACCACTATGGATGACGACGTCTTCATGGAAGTGATCctcagggaggtggaggagaagacgCCCGACTCACAAGATGAGGTGTCAGAGAGGTCGGTGTTGAAGGTCAGCCCCGGAGCTGTAAGACAGGAAGTGTCCCAGGCCATCAGTGACAAGAAAGGGACACTTATTATCTTGAAAGAGGATAAATTAGACACCGAGTGCAGTGAGACGAGCGTCTTgggtgaaaaagaggagcctGTTGTCCCTGGAGAGACAGACGCCGAGGAGAAGGATTTACTGTCCAGTTCTAATGAGAAAGAAATGATCAAAGACGACAGTGCCGTTGTCCTCGAAGCCCAAATGACAGTAGTCAAGACTCTGAGTCCGAAGATTGATGTAAAAGCCGATGACATGACTCAGAATAAAGGTATTGATTCACCTAAAAAGGCGATGGCATCGTGGATTTCTGAGGAGGTGAAGACCGAGGCTTCAGGGGTCAtaagtgtgtctgcagaggaatTCAAGGAGATGACGACTTGTGACGGcctgcagcagaaagaagaaatcTTCATCTTTGAAGAAGTCGTCCAGACCGAACAGCCAAAGTCCAGCTTTACTCAAAACTCAATTCCTGAATCTTCGGCTACGACCTTATTAGTG TCTACGCTGGGATGGGTTTCCTCCTCTCAAAAG GCACCAGCTGATCCAGAGCCGAAGACGGAGTTGGCCACAGAGACGGAGGAGGGGCCGGCAGAGTCCACTGGGCCAACG AGTCTTGAGAACAGTGAGGTGGGAACCAAAGAGATGCCTGTGgtccacacagagacaaagaccaTCACCTATGAGGCTGCAGAG GTTGACACTAATGGTGACGCTGACCCTGGGATGTTGCTGAGCGCTCAGACCATCACCTCAGAAACCTCCAGCACCACGACcaccacacacatcacaaag ACGGTGAAAGGAGGAGTATCCGAGACGAGAATCGAGAAGAGGATCGTCATCACAGGAGATACCGACATCGACCACGATCAG GCGCTGGCTCAGGCCATAAAGGAGGCTAAAGAACAGCATCCTGACATGTCAGTGACCAAAGTAGTGGTacataaagagacagagatcacgccagaggagggggaggactGA
- the epb41l3b gene encoding band 4.1-like protein 3b isoform X16 has translation MTTESGADAEAKQPQENKETEKGKAKAAASQPSQATAEPTSPQNQPEQLPAAVGHSTPARKEQEQQEEDQESHRSSLSRLSKSPLRGVKKVKIMQCKVSLLDGTDFTLDLEKRAKGQVLLDKVCDHLNLLEKDYFGITHKDVENQKNWLDPCKELKKQIRTGPWNFAFNVKFYPPDPAQLTEDITRYYLCLQLRDDVVSGRLPCSFATHTVLGSYAVQSELGDYDPEELGSDYISELRFAPNQTKELEEKVMELHKSYKGVTPGEAEIHFLENAKKLSMYGVDLHHAKLVGSLYESLAPALGEDSEGVEIMLGVCASGLLIYRDRLRINRFAWPKILKISYKRNNFYIKIRPGEFEQFESTIGFKLPNHRAAKRLWKVCVEHHTFFRLVSPEAPPKKFLSLGSKFRYSGRTQAQTRRASSQIIRPAPFFERSASKRYNMSLSLDGAPLMENHETLMKDSDGAAKVIAKGDMITTVTTEKKAEEEKAEQEDAQMDEAETPEPTATTPLRHDTKYSPCVYTTDPLRSELSLPSSPVSSTKVRRRRRENVRKRASSVSPAKSGNGCRRRQAHADRKAALLQEQVLLLSARKQRLEQGKSRGGTLFSFSLHLPDWSSMLDEDGYLTFPDLSEMRFLPECAHHFLPIRSPSLIPCFLFIFFFLLSTSFSVPYALTLSFPLALCLCYLEPKAASLTASIAQGYHDHDSSEEEETDSDQTDFAFDGEMTATEYSFIRRVKGEDVFIRHSNLMLEDTEPPAEMVKHQTNISELKRSFLETGDGTPGLTEWEKRLSSSPAHSPRADEAPMIEPLEPQDTEDEPPAGEETKEEMAPQATEAPADPEPKTELATETEEGPAESTGPTSLENSEVGTKEMPVVHTETKTITYEAAEVDTNGDADPGMLLSAQTITSETSSTTTTTHITKTVKGGVSETRIEKRIVITGDTDIDHDQALAQAIKEAKEQHPDMSVTKVVVHKETEITPEEGED, from the exons ATGACAACTGAATCAGGCGCAGACGCAGAGGCCAAGCAGCCGCAGGAGAACAAGGAGACGGAGAAGGGGAAAGCTAAAGCAGCAGCATCCCAGCCGAGCCAGGCCACAGCCGAGCCCACTTCACCCCAGAACCAACCGGAGCAGCTTCCAGCCGCTGTCGGACACAGCACCCCGGCCAGGAAAGAACAG gagcagcaggaagaggaccAGGAATCCCACAGGTCATCCCTCAGTCGTCTGTCCAAGTCTCCATTGAGAGGAGTGAAGAAGGTGAAGATCATGCAGTGCAAGGTCTCCCTGCTGGATGGCACGGACTTCACACTCGATTTGGAG AAACGAGCCAAGGGACAAGTGCTCCTTGACAAAGTGTGCGATCACCTCAATCTGCTGGAGAAAGACTACTTCGGAATCACACACAAAGATGTAGAGAACCAGAAG AATTGGCTGGACCCCTGCAAGGAACTGAAGAAGCAGATAAGGA CTGGTCCCTGGAACTTTGCATTCAACGTGAAGTTTTACCCCCCAGATCCCGCCCAGCTCACTGAGGATATCACAAG GTACTATCTGTGCCTGCAGCTGAGAGATGATGTGGTGTCAGGTCGCCTGCCCTGCTCCTTTGCCACCCACACAGTACTGGGTTCCTACGCAGTGCAGTCCGAACTGGGAGACTATGACCCTGAAGAACTGGGCAGTGACTACATCAGCGAACTGCGCTTCGCACCCAACCAGACCAAAGAGCTAGAGGAGAAGGTCATGGAACTCCACAAGAGCTACAA GGGGGTGACACCGGGCGAGGCGGAGATACACTTCCTGGAAAATGCCAAGAAGTTGTCCATGTATGGTGTGGACCTCCACCACGCCAAG TTGGTAGGGAGCCTCTATGAAAGCTTGGCTCCAGCTTTGGGAGAG GACTCTGAGGGTGTGGAGATCATGCTGGGCGTTTGTGCAAGTGGCCTCCTCATCTACAGAGACCGGTTGCGGATCAACAGGTTCGCCTGGCCCAAGATACTCAAGATCTCCTACAAGAGGAACAATTTCTACATCAAAATCCGACCTGGCGAG TTTGAACAGTTTGAAAGCACAATTGGTTTCAAGCTACCAAATCATCGCGCTGCCAAAAGGCTCTGGAAGGTCTGTGTCGAACATCATACCTTTTTCAG GCTCGTATCCCCAGAGGCACCTCCGAAGAAGTTCCTGAGCCTCGGTTCCAAGTTCCGCTACAGTGGCAGAACGCAGGCTCAGACCCGCAGAGCCAGCTCCCAAATCATCAGACCTGCTCCGTTCTTTGAGCGCTCGGCCAGCAAACGCTACAACATGTCCCTCAGCTTAGATGGAG CTCCCTTAATGGAGAACCATGAGACTCTGATGAAGGACAGTGACGGGGCGGCCAAAGTCATCGCCAAGGGGGACATGATCACCACGGTAACAACAGAGaagaaagcagaggaagagaaggcgGAGCAGGAAGACGCTCAGATGGATGAAGCAGAAACGCCGGAGCCCACTGCCACGACACCACTCAGACACGACACAAAG TACTCCCCGTGTGTATACACAACTGACCCTCTCCGCTCGGAGCTCTCACTCCCCTCATCTCCTGTTTCATCAACTAAAGTGCGGCGGAGGCGCAGGGAGAATGTTCGAAAACGGGCCTCATCAGTCAGTCCAGCCAAGAGCGGCAATGGGTGCCGCCGCCGGCAAGCCCACGCTGATCGCAAAGCCgccctgctgcaggagcaggtgctgctgctcTCGGCCCGCAAGCAGAGGCTGGAGCAGGGCAAGAGCCGCGGCGGTAcgctcttctccttctccctgcaCCTGCCCGACTGGTCCTCCATGCTGGATGAGGACGGCTACCTCACCTTCCCCGATCTGTCAGAGATGCGCTTCCTCCCAGAGTGCGCGCACCACTTCCTCCCCATTAGATCACCCTCACTCATCCCCTGCTTcctcttcattttcttcttcctgctctccaCGTCCTTCTCAGTCCCTTACgccctcaccctctccttccccctGGCGCTGTGCCTCTGCTACCTGGAGCCCAAGGCAGCCTCCCTGACCGCCTCCATTGCCCAGGGCTACCATGACCATGACAgttcagaggaagaggag ACCGACAGCGATCAAACTGACTTTGCCTTTGACGGAGAGATGACCGCCACAGAG TATAGTTTCATAAGACGAGTAAAAGGGGAGGACGTTTTTATCAGGCATAGTAATCTGATGCTAGAG GACACCGAGCCGCCGGCGGAGATGGTCAAGCACCAAACCAACATCAGCGAACTGAAGCGCTCCTTCCTTGAGACCGGCGACGGCACGCCGGGCCTGACAGAATGGGAGAAGAGACTCTCCTCGTCCCCAGCGCATTCACCCAGGGCAGACGAAGCGCCCATGATAGAGCCTCTGGAGCCGCAGGAT actgaagatgagcctcctgcaggagaggagacaaaagaagagatGGCGCCTCAAGCCACTGag GCACCAGCTGATCCAGAGCCGAAGACGGAGTTGGCCACAGAGACGGAGGAGGGGCCGGCAGAGTCCACTGGGCCAACG AGTCTTGAGAACAGTGAGGTGGGAACCAAAGAGATGCCTGTGgtccacacagagacaaagaccaTCACCTATGAGGCTGCAGAG GTTGACACTAATGGTGACGCTGACCCTGGGATGTTGCTGAGCGCTCAGACCATCACCTCAGAAACCTCCAGCACCACGACcaccacacacatcacaaag ACGGTGAAAGGAGGAGTATCCGAGACGAGAATCGAGAAGAGGATCGTCATCACAGGAGATACCGACATCGACCACGATCAG GCGCTGGCTCAGGCCATAAAGGAGGCTAAAGAACAGCATCCTGACATGTCAGTGACCAAAGTAGTGGTacataaagagacagagatcacgccagaggagggggaggactGA